A genomic stretch from Cryomorphaceae bacterium 1068 includes:
- the asnB gene encoding asparagine synthase (glutamine-hydrolyzing), whose amino-acid sequence MCGIVGYVGRDLSKLRLEESVESLRHRGPDFGNSFKEWVGKRCLFLGHRRLSIIDLSDEGNQPMHEGEVSIVFNGEIYNFRELKAAHLGGESFHSNSDTEVVLKLYRKFGADFVHHLKGDFAMAIFDRHKGELLLIRDRMGVKPLYIYESDGLLGFSSEIKAFPQAGLSLSPREDGLGKFLVFKYSPAQDTLYNEVRRLAPGTILRIDLNSGKSTESKYWNLQDEVKPFRGSFDDAKVELRERLGAAIEERLIADVPIANYLSGGLDSSIIAYHLRGKEFTHYCAVKDKRDLKAEGTTSDGAFAKKLADDWSLNLETISIGLDQLTPDLIRKSITACDDLIADGSIIPAMLIAERAAQKHRVVLSGMGADELFLGYNGHFLLKLTHMAQAVPGFKGIASPLLQKIKAGKGPFKAYRRYLQKWGNNLGKDYQAARFSVVGDVDSALSLLKQPPDLESIFGSLRGNDFESLFAFEMENFLVKNLHYLDGSSMAYGLESRVPYLDHDLVTFAAGLPVDFKLDKQLRSKKILKAAYADVLPADITKRRKAGFGMPLRTLLSKRALLDQLMPYDILEATGQIDIDQLRALEEAHISGKQDQSALIYSLIIFGNESLVSDFA is encoded by the coding sequence ATGTGTGGAATAGTTGGATACGTTGGAAGAGATTTATCGAAGCTGCGACTGGAGGAATCTGTCGAATCATTGCGTCATCGCGGCCCCGACTTTGGCAACTCTTTTAAGGAATGGGTAGGTAAGAGGTGCCTCTTTTTGGGGCATCGCAGGCTTTCCATTATCGACCTGAGCGACGAGGGGAATCAGCCCATGCACGAGGGCGAGGTGAGTATCGTATTCAATGGTGAAATCTATAATTTCCGTGAGCTGAAAGCCGCACATCTTGGCGGTGAGTCGTTCCACTCAAACTCAGATACTGAAGTCGTCTTGAAGCTTTATCGAAAGTTCGGCGCCGACTTTGTCCACCACTTGAAAGGCGACTTTGCCATGGCCATCTTCGACCGTCACAAAGGAGAGCTTCTCCTTATTCGAGATCGAATGGGCGTGAAGCCACTTTACATCTACGAGTCCGATGGATTGTTGGGATTTTCCAGCGAGATCAAAGCCTTCCCGCAAGCTGGTTTGAGTCTTTCTCCGAGAGAAGATGGCCTCGGAAAGTTTTTGGTCTTCAAATACAGTCCTGCTCAGGACACGCTTTACAATGAAGTGAGGCGATTGGCGCCGGGCACCATTCTTCGTATAGATTTGAATTCGGGAAAATCCACCGAAAGTAAGTACTGGAATCTCCAAGACGAGGTCAAGCCATTCCGCGGCAGTTTTGATGATGCCAAAGTCGAGTTGCGCGAGCGACTCGGCGCCGCAATTGAAGAGCGACTTATCGCCGATGTTCCCATTGCCAATTATCTCTCTGGAGGTCTCGATTCGTCCATCATTGCCTACCATCTTCGAGGGAAGGAATTCACGCATTACTGCGCCGTAAAAGATAAGCGTGATCTAAAAGCTGAGGGAACCACCTCCGACGGTGCTTTCGCCAAAAAACTGGCAGATGACTGGAGCCTCAATTTGGAAACCATCTCCATCGGATTGGATCAGTTGACTCCCGATTTGATTCGAAAATCCATCACCGCTTGCGACGACTTAATCGCCGATGGCTCCATCATCCCAGCCATGCTTATTGCCGAAAGGGCAGCCCAAAAGCATCGAGTAGTGCTGAGCGGAATGGGAGCCGACGAACTCTTCCTCGGCTACAACGGCCACTTCCTGCTCAAGCTCACGCACATGGCACAAGCCGTGCCCGGGTTTAAAGGGATCGCCTCACCGCTTTTGCAAAAGATCAAAGCGGGAAAAGGCCCCTTCAAAGCCTACCGCCGCTACTTGCAGAAATGGGGAAACAACCTCGGAAAGGATTACCAAGCCGCTCGATTCAGCGTGGTGGGCGATGTGGATTCGGCGCTCAGCTTGCTGAAACAACCACCTGACTTAGAGTCAATCTTCGGGAGCCTTCGAGGCAATGATTTCGAAAGTCTGTTTGCCTTTGAAATGGAGAATTTCTTGGTGAAAAACCTGCACTACCTCGATGGTTCTTCCATGGCCTATGGCTTGGAAAGTCGTGTGCCTTATCTCGATCACGACTTGGTGACATTTGCCGCGGGCCTACCCGTTGACTTCAAGCTCGACAAACAGCTCCGCTCCAAAAAGATTCTCAAAGCCGCTTACGCCGATGTACTTCCTGCCGATATCACAAAAAGGAGAAAAGCGGGGTTTGGCATGCCGTTGCGTACGCTGCTCTCCAAAAGAGCGTTGCTCGATCAGTTAATGCCTTACGACATTTTGGAAGCCACAGGGCAAATTGATATCGATCAATTGCGCGCGTTGGAAGAAGCGCATATCAGCGGTAAGCAGGATCAGTCAGCTTTGATTTATAGTCTGATAATTTTTGGGAATGAGAGTCTTGTTTCTGACTTTGCTTGA
- a CDS encoding glycosyltransferase family 4 protein → MNILLIPENFPTDENPVAGIFMKDYITAMQAFAKVTVFNSNPWYRGQYEEVEGARCFDLHLFAKKWRFPFNIAAYTYWERQSLKFTKKLPKPDLIHLHGTAQRGKWVAKLAAHWNVPFVITEHTGPWSAISARPAILKRVKGIMEKADLVMPVSKHLEKEILESGIKPQRMAVLGNPIDTDFFSLREKPLTATKHILFLGRLDPFKGGLRTLKAYNKIKDEFPEYRLTIAGDGVEGDAIQTFIEENHLEAGVEFLRKQLNREEMRTLFHESTFLVFPSEFESFGLVAAEAMATGLPVVISDRTGPLDYSSSTNSIQIEPESIEAGLREMIERIEGFDPKKVRSSIENNFGTAAFSNKLKEAYLQTPRSS, encoded by the coding sequence ATGAACATCCTCCTCATTCCCGAAAACTTTCCTACCGATGAGAATCCCGTAGCGGGAATTTTCATGAAGGACTACATAACAGCCATGCAAGCTTTTGCCAAGGTCACGGTGTTCAATTCCAATCCTTGGTACCGCGGTCAATACGAGGAAGTAGAAGGCGCTCGTTGCTTTGATCTTCATCTCTTTGCGAAAAAATGGAGATTCCCGTTTAATATTGCAGCATACACTTATTGGGAAAGACAGAGTTTGAAGTTTACCAAAAAACTGCCCAAACCCGATCTCATTCATCTCCACGGAACAGCGCAGCGAGGTAAGTGGGTAGCTAAGCTGGCGGCTCATTGGAATGTGCCTTTCGTGATCACTGAGCACACAGGCCCTTGGTCGGCCATTTCGGCTAGACCCGCGATCCTCAAACGAGTGAAGGGCATCATGGAAAAAGCCGATTTGGTGATGCCAGTGAGCAAACACTTGGAGAAGGAAATCCTCGAAAGTGGCATTAAGCCCCAAAGGATGGCTGTGCTCGGAAACCCTATTGACACTGATTTTTTCTCTCTTCGAGAAAAGCCCTTGACCGCCACCAAACACATTCTTTTTCTTGGGAGACTCGATCCATTTAAGGGTGGTCTACGAACGCTGAAAGCTTACAATAAAATCAAAGATGAATTTCCCGAATACCGATTGACTATTGCGGGTGATGGAGTAGAAGGAGATGCTATACAGACGTTTATCGAAGAGAACCATTTGGAAGCTGGAGTAGAATTTCTTCGAAAGCAACTCAACCGAGAAGAGATGCGAACGCTTTTTCATGAGTCGACTTTTCTCGTTTTCCCAAGTGAGTTTGAAAGCTTCGGCCTGGTAGCAGCTGAGGCTATGGCAACAGGGCTTCCTGTGGTAATTTCGGATCGGACAGGACCTTTAGATTATAGTAGCTCAACTAATTCAATTCAAATCGAGCCTGAAAGTATTGAAGCCGGATTACGTGAAATGATCGAAAGGATTGAGGGCTTTGATCCCAAAAAAGTCAGGTCGAGTATTGAGAATAATTTCGGTACAGCTGCTTTTTCGAATAAGTTGAAAGAGGCCTATCTTCAAACTCCTAGATCGAGCTGA
- the asnB gene encoding asparagine synthase (glutamine-hydrolyzing), with protein MCGIFGVWNYKGLNGHALRKASGMLRHRGPDDEGFLLVNQGAAIPYAGDDSVIKDLEQLPDSLPSPNALLHRRLSILDLSPQGHQPMRHQDREIYLTFNGEIYNFQELREQYKLPTKTGTDTEVILQLYAKIGEEAFSKFRGMWAMAILDLEKNKLVLSRDRFGIKPLYFTEKNDGLAFSSEVKPLLSLPGMKSEWQRDKLLQFLVYGATDDPCENFFKGIESVKPGHYLSFNLDTLSKTETHYYNLRKQIRKSEYANGTFDERFGDSIREHLISDLEVGSCLSGGLDSSLIVATACPSVKKTFTCSFPNSDIDETRFAMQLTSACPDLNQHFTSPSSRDFLEAFDEIIRTQERPIGSASVFAQYAVMKSARKNGITVLLDGQGADEVFGGYYPFAGAYLLSILKSGNLGRFNREMKALKKNFNPKMEQAMLRSLFYNLPKSLKLLVRKKKRLGFDLIAENYHNRAAQLDVPERGASEFTELALKSVGFGLQELLHYEDRNSMRFSIESRVPFLDHRLVEWTLSQPHENLLKNGWTKNPIREALDKRGLKDLAWRRDKLGFVVPQKEWRDELFPQLQKNWKDLELDEVFDFNSVMDLLNNPVHSNSAQSEFWRIYGLIRWLKIFKVELV; from the coding sequence ATGTGCGGCATCTTCGGTGTATGGAATTATAAAGGCTTGAACGGGCATGCCTTGCGCAAAGCCTCGGGTATGCTGAGACACCGCGGGCCTGACGATGAGGGCTTCCTCTTGGTAAATCAAGGCGCGGCCATTCCCTATGCGGGTGATGATAGTGTAATCAAAGATTTGGAGCAGCTACCTGATTCTCTTCCTTCTCCAAATGCCCTACTTCATCGTCGTCTCTCTATTCTCGACCTTTCGCCGCAAGGCCATCAGCCAATGCGGCACCAAGACCGAGAAATCTATCTCACCTTTAACGGGGAGATTTACAACTTTCAAGAGCTTCGAGAGCAATACAAACTGCCAACTAAAACGGGAACCGACACCGAAGTCATTCTCCAGCTTTATGCCAAAATCGGCGAAGAAGCCTTTTCGAAATTCAGAGGCATGTGGGCCATGGCTATTCTCGATTTGGAAAAGAACAAGCTGGTACTTTCGCGCGATCGCTTTGGGATCAAACCACTTTACTTCACTGAAAAAAATGACGGCTTGGCTTTTTCTAGTGAAGTGAAACCGCTTCTTTCTCTTCCGGGAATGAAGTCAGAATGGCAGCGCGACAAGCTGCTGCAATTTCTGGTGTACGGCGCTACGGACGACCCCTGCGAGAATTTCTTTAAAGGAATAGAATCGGTAAAGCCCGGACATTATTTGAGTTTCAATTTGGATACTCTTTCTAAAACTGAAACTCATTACTACAACCTTCGCAAGCAAATTCGCAAAAGTGAGTATGCCAACGGAACCTTCGATGAGCGCTTTGGCGATAGCATTCGAGAGCACCTGATTTCCGATTTGGAAGTGGGCTCCTGCCTTAGCGGTGGATTGGATTCCAGTCTAATCGTTGCCACAGCTTGTCCCTCGGTGAAAAAAACGTTTACCTGTTCTTTTCCTAATTCGGATATTGACGAGACACGTTTTGCTATGCAGTTGACTTCAGCTTGTCCCGATTTGAATCAGCATTTCACAAGCCCTAGCTCCCGCGATTTCCTCGAGGCATTTGACGAAATTATTCGCACCCAAGAACGCCCCATTGGCTCGGCTTCGGTATTCGCCCAATACGCCGTCATGAAGTCGGCGCGAAAAAATGGGATCACCGTTCTTCTCGACGGGCAAGGAGCCGATGAAGTCTTTGGCGGGTATTATCCCTTTGCGGGAGCATACCTACTCTCCATTTTAAAGTCGGGAAATCTCGGTCGTTTTAATCGAGAGATGAAGGCTTTAAAGAAGAATTTTAACCCCAAAATGGAGCAAGCTATGTTGCGCTCTCTATTTTACAATTTGCCGAAAAGCTTGAAACTCTTGGTGCGGAAAAAGAAGCGCTTGGGTTTTGATTTAATTGCCGAAAACTACCATAATAGAGCAGCGCAGCTTGACGTGCCCGAGAGAGGAGCCTCTGAGTTTACCGAACTCGCTTTAAAGAGTGTCGGTTTTGGCTTGCAGGAATTGCTCCATTACGAAGATCGAAACTCCATGCGCTTTAGCATCGAGAGTCGGGTGCCATTTCTTGATCATCGATTGGTTGAATGGACGCTTTCTCAGCCACACGAGAACCTTTTGAAAAATGGCTGGACAAAGAACCCTATACGAGAAGCTTTGGACAAGCGTGGATTAAAAGACTTGGCTTGGCGACGCGATAAACTAGGATTTGTGGTGCCACAAAAAGAGTGGCGCGATGAGCTCTTTCCGCAATTACAGAAAAACTGGAAAGACCTCGAACTCGATGAGGTGTTTGATTTTAACTCGGTGATGGATTTGCTCAACAACCCCGTGCATTCCAATTCCGCCCAATCGGAGTTTTGGAGAATCTACGGGTTGATCCGATGGCTTAAAATTTTCAAAGTCGAATTGGTATGA
- a CDS encoding helix-turn-helix transcriptional regulator encodes MGKIINAKDLIAKRYGKEGSEERERFKEEAFSYYFGELIRNRRKELKMSQEVLAEKVGKKRPYISRIESGEDIRLSNFALLAKALGLTIELKPN; translated from the coding sequence ATGGGAAAGATTATAAATGCCAAAGATCTGATTGCTAAACGATACGGAAAAGAGGGGTCTGAAGAGCGAGAACGCTTTAAGGAGGAAGCCTTTTCCTACTATTTTGGTGAATTGATCAGAAACCGCAGGAAAGAATTGAAAATGAGTCAAGAAGTTCTGGCAGAGAAAGTAGGTAAAAAGAGACCTTATATTTCAAGAATTGAAAGTGGTGAGGATATTCGGCTATCCAATTTTGCCTTGCTAGCCAAAGCGTTGGGGCTTACGATTGAATTAAAACCAAATTAG
- a CDS encoding glycosyltransferase family 4 protein, giving the protein MEKPRILILGKLPPPLMGPAIATRIILDSDLQEDFDLHHFDTRINADVADMGRFKLQKIKTIRALYSNFDESLKKVKPDLVLVPIGQTTAGFLKDIPFIRMAAKSGARVVIQLRGSEFRKWFDGLDPIRKNMVKGALAKVHGVIVLGENLRYLFEGLVPSEKIFVVSNGADYQFPECRTKSLRILYLANYLPGKGIKELLQALILVHEKQKLRFEFHGYGSWDNDSYKSECIKMVERYANFFLNGSISGEAKWQAFADANIFVFAPKAPEGHPWSLVEASAAGLPILSTDRGAIRQNVIDGENGFLIENPDPELLAEKIAELIRDEDLRTRMGKASHQLHSTHFTAKAMSGQMRTVFQTVLSQSCVE; this is encoded by the coding sequence ATGGAAAAACCAAGAATTCTAATCTTAGGCAAGCTGCCTCCTCCTTTGATGGGGCCAGCTATTGCGACGCGAATCATTCTCGATTCCGACTTGCAAGAGGACTTTGATCTCCATCATTTCGATACACGTATCAACGCCGATGTAGCAGATATGGGTCGGTTTAAGTTGCAAAAGATCAAAACTATCAGAGCGCTGTATTCGAACTTTGACGAAAGTCTAAAGAAGGTAAAACCTGATCTTGTTTTAGTGCCTATCGGGCAAACTACTGCTGGGTTTTTGAAAGATATTCCCTTTATCAGAATGGCCGCCAAGTCCGGCGCACGAGTGGTGATTCAACTTCGTGGTAGTGAGTTTAGAAAGTGGTTTGATGGCTTAGATCCGATCCGAAAAAACATGGTCAAGGGTGCTTTGGCAAAGGTGCACGGGGTAATTGTTTTAGGTGAAAACCTGCGCTATCTCTTCGAAGGCTTGGTTCCTTCTGAAAAGATTTTTGTGGTGTCTAATGGAGCCGACTACCAGTTTCCTGAATGCCGAACGAAGTCCTTGCGCATTCTCTATTTGGCCAATTACCTTCCGGGAAAAGGGATCAAAGAGTTGCTGCAAGCCTTAATTTTGGTTCACGAAAAGCAAAAGCTCCGATTCGAGTTCCACGGCTATGGCAGCTGGGATAACGATTCCTACAAAAGCGAGTGTATCAAAATGGTTGAGCGTTACGCCAATTTCTTTTTGAACGGGAGTATTTCGGGAGAAGCAAAATGGCAAGCATTCGCCGATGCCAATATTTTCGTTTTTGCTCCCAAAGCACCTGAAGGTCATCCGTGGAGTTTAGTAGAAGCGTCGGCTGCTGGATTGCCAATTTTGAGTACCGATCGCGGAGCCATTCGTCAAAATGTGATCGATGGTGAAAATGGATTTTTAATAGAGAATCCCGATCCGGAACTTCTGGCAGAGAAAATCGCTGAGCTAATCCGCGACGAGGATCTTCGCACTCGTATGGGAAAAGCTTCACATCAACTCCATTCAACTCATTTTACCGCCAAAGCGATGAGCGGTCAAATGCGAACTGTTTTCCAAACCGTATTGAGTCAATCATGTGTGGAATAG
- a CDS encoding acyltransferase, translated as MTRFFEYLLYFRYRFNGWLVSIYLGALGCKVGKGLKCLRLPSFKDIPKGNIRIGDNVSVGKGVIFEIARTGSLNIGERCTLGDYSRYSSIDEISIGKAVAIAEHVSIRGSFHKTDRDQNIIDQGDEGAPISIGNDVLLGAQTVVLMGVSIPDGVVIGSQSLVRKSDKVHPYGIFAGSPLNHIRDRR; from the coding sequence TTGACACGATTCTTTGAATACCTGCTTTACTTTCGCTACCGCTTCAATGGCTGGCTTGTAAGCATCTACCTCGGTGCGCTCGGATGTAAGGTGGGCAAAGGTCTGAAGTGTTTGAGGCTTCCCTCCTTCAAGGACATCCCGAAAGGGAATATCCGTATTGGCGATAATGTATCTGTGGGCAAGGGAGTGATTTTTGAAATCGCGAGAACAGGCTCACTCAATATTGGTGAACGCTGCACGTTGGGAGATTATAGTCGGTATTCTTCCATCGACGAGATTTCTATCGGCAAGGCTGTTGCTATAGCAGAGCATGTCAGCATTCGCGGAAGCTTTCATAAAACGGATCGCGATCAAAATATTATTGATCAGGGAGATGAAGGCGCGCCGATCTCTATTGGTAATGACGTTTTACTCGGTGCTCAGACTGTTGTATTGATGGGAGTTAGTATTCCCGATGGAGTCGTTATCGGCTCTCAATCTTTGGTTCGTAAAAGCGATAAAGTCCATCCTTATGGTATTTTTGCGGGCTCACCGCTGAATCATATTCGCGATCGCCGATGA
- a CDS encoding class I SAM-dependent methyltransferase: protein MKTNEVKAFFERTDVYLTYNYNLRIRAETVAHFIGDEHFDQVLDMPCGTGDISAPFLENFGHITMMDFSENMIATSKSRIPDEAKSKVTFINGDFYAHDFGVQQFDLVMNIGILAHIADPMRFLEESMKLVKPGGSLILQNTDSDHWFAKLIHSYLGLRRAIGKDKYKLNKVSEKDLLKKVTGNGFHLQQSFRYNQSFLGLSRLFSNDLKYKLTRDYFGDAATPRNQKAGSDVTYLFSKES from the coding sequence ATGAAAACCAATGAAGTAAAAGCTTTTTTTGAGCGCACCGATGTGTACCTCACTTATAATTACAACCTCCGCATTCGAGCGGAAACGGTGGCGCATTTTATCGGTGACGAGCATTTCGATCAAGTATTGGACATGCCGTGCGGTACAGGAGATATCTCTGCGCCTTTTCTCGAGAATTTCGGACACATCACCATGATGGATTTTTCCGAAAATATGATCGCTACATCTAAGTCGCGAATTCCCGATGAGGCAAAATCGAAAGTCACTTTCATCAACGGCGATTTTTACGCCCACGATTTTGGAGTGCAGCAATTCGACTTGGTGATGAACATCGGTATCTTGGCCCATATCGCCGATCCGATGCGCTTTCTCGAAGAATCGATGAAATTGGTGAAGCCGGGTGGGAGTCTCATTCTTCAAAATACCGATAGTGATCATTGGTTCGCTAAGCTAATCCATTCTTATCTCGGATTGCGCAGAGCCATCGGGAAGGACAAGTACAAATTGAACAAGGTTTCCGAAAAAGATCTTTTGAAAAAAGTGACTGGAAATGGTTTCCATTTGCAGCAGAGCTTCCGCTACAATCAGTCATTCTTGGGGCTATCCAGACTTTTTAGCAACGACTTGAAGTATAAGCTCACCCGCGACTATTTCGGCGATGCAGCCACGCCTCGAAACCAGAAGGCGGGTAGTGATGTGACGTACTTGTTCAGTAAGGAGTCGTAA
- a CDS encoding type II toxin-antitoxin system RelE/ParE family toxin: MHAHFLKKLQTTQFYELRIKTRNEYRIIIFAIDHLNFTESSKAVCLVGFQKKSTKDYKKAIKRAEKALEQYLE; encoded by the coding sequence GTGCATGCGCACTTTTTGAAGAAACTACAAACAACTCAGTTTTATGAGCTACGAATTAAAACAAGAAATGAGTATCGCATCATAATTTTTGCAATTGACCATTTGAACTTCACAGAATCTTCAAAAGCTGTTTGTCTCGTAGGTTTTCAGAAGAAGTCGACGAAGGATTATAAAAAAGCTATCAAGAGAGCCGAAAAAGCTCTTGAACAATATTTAGAATAA
- a CDS encoding glycosyltransferase family 4 protein, translated as MNITIVCGHFLPAMGYIEVHLARAFAEMGHRVTVVTSDAVPPYVSHLHQEFGQPPKGVEVIRLKSIFSLGQIVISRGVKKAVVNSHPDMIIVIGLGKRFPKPALGLGVHTTVLFGDNAASYGDSPSAKTRLLFELFKRATYQKAAAKADRLVAYTPESFEAAGRMLGGKWQKKLDEQEDFISLGFHPDEFFFDENLRTNKRAELGFSESDRVVVTATRFRPEKNLEWAIPAFQKASPNTKWLLLGSAEDDYAKQLEEHLKRDLGQDRFILLPHQRRVDLNAFYNAADVALFTTPAISIIESMGIGLPVFLPETKSLSHLIRESDQGQIVKDFDSMEFGDLLVENRGDLAAKNEDLFSWKRQAELLLSVNRG; from the coding sequence ATGAACATCACCATTGTCTGCGGTCACTTCTTGCCAGCCATGGGTTATATTGAAGTCCATCTAGCTCGGGCTTTCGCTGAAATGGGTCATCGTGTTACGGTGGTCACCAGCGATGCCGTTCCGCCATACGTCAGTCATCTTCACCAAGAGTTTGGACAGCCACCCAAGGGCGTTGAAGTCATCCGTCTCAAATCCATTTTTTCGCTCGGACAAATAGTTATCAGCCGTGGCGTCAAGAAAGCTGTAGTGAATTCTCATCCCGATATGATCATCGTTATCGGCTTGGGAAAACGTTTTCCGAAGCCAGCTTTAGGGTTGGGAGTCCATACCACCGTTCTATTTGGCGACAATGCTGCGAGTTACGGTGATTCACCTTCTGCTAAGACGCGATTGCTGTTTGAGCTCTTCAAAAGAGCAACGTACCAAAAAGCCGCTGCGAAAGCAGATCGATTGGTAGCCTACACTCCCGAAAGTTTTGAGGCGGCAGGGAGAATGCTCGGCGGAAAATGGCAAAAGAAACTAGACGAACAAGAAGATTTCATTAGTCTCGGCTTTCATCCCGATGAATTCTTCTTTGATGAGAATTTGCGAACCAACAAAAGAGCTGAATTGGGTTTTTCAGAATCTGATCGGGTAGTGGTCACCGCCACCCGATTTCGGCCCGAAAAGAACTTGGAGTGGGCTATTCCTGCCTTTCAGAAAGCCAGCCCGAATACCAAATGGTTATTGCTTGGCAGCGCAGAAGATGACTATGCGAAACAATTAGAAGAGCATTTGAAGCGAGATTTGGGTCAAGACCGCTTCATTCTTTTACCGCATCAGAGAAGAGTTGACCTCAATGCGTTTTACAATGCTGCCGATGTTGCATTGTTCACTACTCCCGCCATCTCCATCATCGAGTCAATGGGTATCGGTCTTCCCGTTTTTCTTCCCGAAACCAAAAGCCTTTCACACCTCATTCGCGAAAGCGATCAGGGGCAAATCGTTAAGGATTTCGATTCTATGGAATTTGGTGATCTCCTGGTCGAGAATCGCGGAGATCTGGCCGCAAAAAATGAAGATCTTTTTTCTTGGAAAAGACAAGCTGAACTTCTTCTTTCAGTCAATAGAGGTTAG